Part of the Hevea brasiliensis isolate MT/VB/25A 57/8 chromosome 16, ASM3005281v1, whole genome shotgun sequence genome is shown below.
TTCCATTCTGTTCTCATCATTTGATATGCAAAGGAAAAGCCTTTCATAAGCAGCTGCCATTTTGGTAGCAGTGAACAACTGCAACCCTTTCTGCCTAGCAGCCTGGCCTTTCTTTTCTAGAACTCCTCTGCCATCTTCCCAAACTCTATAGAGAGCATTCTTCAATGAAAGTACTGTTGGTGAAAAGATATAACCTGTTTCTTTTCCAACAATCACAGATCCTGTGATGCTGGCTACCCTTGTGGCCATAACAGGCTTACCAGATAGCATTGCTTCTAGTAAAGTATGATCCAATCCTTGAGCTCGAATTGTTGGGTTGACAAAAATGTCTATTGCATTGTACAACCTTGCCAGTTGAGCTTGTTCTAATGGCCCCAGAACAAGTGCATTTGCCCCAAGATCCCTGTATCTAGGACCCCAAGGACCATCTCCAGCAACCAAAACAACAGTGTTCTCACGAAATGTATCATTCTCCTTGAGCATCTGCTTCAGCGCCTCAAACATTAAGGGATGCCCTTTATCTTTCACCAACCTCCCTGCCATGCCCAAAACCAACAATCTACTCTCCGTGACACCAAATTTCTGCTTAAATTCTTTGCCTTTAGCAGCATCCGGCTTGAAAACCTCCTCATCCACGCCATTGAGAATAATATGAACTCGTTCTTCTGGGATCATATATATCCTTTTCAGGACATCTCCAGCATGATCACTAGTGGCAACATGGTGAGCATAATCAGGGAAAAATCTGACCTCTTCAACAACTTTGTTAACTCTTTCAGTCAATGCATATGCTTGTGGTTCTTCAGGATTCCGTAAAAGTTCTTGAATGATGTCAGTATGAATGGTTTCATATGCAATCCCATGCCAAGTAACAGCTAAGTTGGTCAGGTTCTGTGATCGAGCATGCCAGAGCCCCACACTTTCAGTGTGGACTACATCAAAAGGTTTCTTGGTTGAGTTTTGAGTATGAAATAGCTTCCAGACCAAAGCTTGGTCCAGATAACCCGCGGCTGTTGGTTTTGAAAGGTGAAAATATAAATTGCTCAGTGGGTACCTTGGGAAGGTGGAGTTGAGGGGAGAAGTGGTGAAAACATGTAGCTCATGCCCTCTTTTGGCAAGTGCAAGATGAAGGGTCAAAGCATGCCGTTCAAGCCCTCCAGCATGAGATCTATCAGGCCATTTCTTCACAAAGAGCGCAATTTTAAGGTGTTTTGGGGGTGGTTTTGAGGGAAAGGAAAGATGATTCCATGcagaagggaaagaaagaagattaaTGGGTTGATATTGCTTTTGCAATATCATTTGGCTTTTGGAATAGCATGGAACAGAGCATTGAAACCAATAGAGAACTGAAACGAATGAAAATGCAGACAGGAGCACAGTGACTAAGCAGAAACAACGAATACTGAAGATAACAATCTGATCTTTAGCCATGAAATGCCAAATTATGATATGAGATCCTTCTAACAAGCTTTTCCTCGGCAAACATAAATCAAGTTAACATGTAAAATATAGATTGAAAACATGAAAGCAATAATTAGATTGGAACTGATACAAAAATCAATTTGAATCTAGTAAGGAACCTAAGAAGAAGCATACTTTGAGTGCCAAAAGGGCATTCAGTTTGTGTGCTTGAATTAGAAGGCACCTGCACATGGTTCTCTCTCTTACTAGCAGTAGAGGTGAAGCAAATACTCAACGATCCactttaggttttttttttttttttttttttttaaatgaacttTAAAATAGCAAAAAAAATGTGGTTAAGCGATCGTATAATTCATTGACTTTATAGAATAAATTAGCCTGCTTTGATATCTACACCTCCTATTATATATatcaataaaacaaaattttagccATTGTCTCTGCCAACTCCCTTGGTCATGGCAAATATTATGAAAGACGCAAAAGCAACCATTCCCAATACAACCCACAATTTTATACTGCAAATTGCACCAAATGATGCACCTAAACCAGTAGATCACATCTAAACAGTCAAGAACGTGCAACTCAGATGCTTGTAGTTATTGAATTCTCAGGCTAAAACGAAACAGTTTTAGCATTAAAAACATATCGCAAAATCAGCTATTGCCCACATAAAAATAATTgcaaatattttcttttcttttgactCATCTAGGTAAAGGTAATATTTATCAGATAAAACAACACTTTGAATCGTGAATATATTATTTTTCACTCGACTTTTATTCACTTCATTTTTCAAAGGCCCAATATATGTGGCATTTCACACATTTAAAATAAGCATTAAGTATTAATCTTTTTATTAATCCTACGAACATCATTCAAAAAAAACCTAGCGAGTAAAGGCATAAAGCATGAGAAAAACATAGATTAGTAAGGCTAAAGGAACCAATATCACCAAAGGACCAATAGCAGCAAAAGTGTACAAACTGCCACAAGCCAAAGTCCCCAACTTTATCTGCACCAAGTGCACCAAAGCCATCATCAAGAACCCACATCCGAAAACAGACCCAAACCCAGAAATCAAAGTCCCCACCCTTAAAGCCACCAAGTTAACCTGCACCAGGGAAGCACTTCCCACCTCGTCAACACTAACAATATTATTGTCGTCTTTATCTGCAATCTTGATAGCCTGCTTGAGAGCTAAAGCAATGAGACTAGAGAAGaggaaagagctgaaggagtaaACATGGAAGGCGATGAGATCCTCCGCAATGGCGGAGCTAGCAGCGCAGGAAGGATCGGTAACGAGGGAGATAGAGGGGTCAGGAGCAGGGTACCAAGCGAGACCAAGAAAAAGCGCTAAAGTGAACAAAGAGTTCACATTAACGATTCCATCTAAGGCCATAATGTGGATTTTGGTGGTTAGTATTAGAGTGGTGCTCGACAACTGTGGACGCATGGTGGCTACGGTGGTGGACGAAACAGAGAAAACAGGGGAAAAAGAGAGGACACAGAAAGCATGTTTGCAATATTCAAGAATTATGGGTAGTTTCGGCTGGCAAAGAAACAATGGCGTACAGCAGGTAATGGTGACGTTAGGAAGTTTGGGATCAGATTGTGGCGTGTCTTTCCCGGCAAGGGAATCGCTGCACAGCCAAAAATGTGAATTACTTTGTTAACAAGTAAAACAAGTAAAGGCAAAAATTGCAACTTTGTAGAGGATTGAAAAAAGATTCACCACCAAAGGCATAATTAATGAACACCgttagaatttttatttattcaatttttttggttaagtgtttttaataataataatcaattagAAAATTTTAATCTCCTTTTTCTTATTGTAATGTAAtggtaaaatgattttttttcataatttttattttttatgtatacaatttaaatttatattaaaatggaaagattaatagaaaaggcaaataattttttagttttacatttgaAAAAGAAGCAGATGTCATCTTTATACTACTGATTAACGGCCAGCAGCACATGGTTGTGGAACAGTGGGACCAGAACATCACTGTAGAGGAGGTGCATTTTGGCACCAAACCCTTACCGATACAAGCATATGGTTTAGCTCCAAACCAAATCAACCAACAGAATGCAGAACTTTTTCGAGGGGTTAGTTCAGGTTGATTTAACAACAACTGGAACCTTTCGTTGGAATGGCAAGGCTTCCTAC
Proteins encoded:
- the LOC110644265 gene encoding uncharacterized protein LOC110644265, giving the protein MAKDQIVIFSIRCFCLVTVLLSAFSFVSVLYWFQCSVPCYSKSQMILQKQYQPINLLSFPSAWNHLSFPSKPPPKHLKIALFVKKWPDRSHAGGLERHALTLHLALAKRGHELHVFTTSPLNSTFPRYPLSNLYFHLSKPTAAGYLDQALVWKLFHTQNSTKKPFDVVHTESVGLWHARSQNLTNLAVTWHGIAYETIHTDIIQELLRNPEEPQAYALTERVNKVVEEVRFFPDYAHHVATSDHAGDVLKRIYMIPEERVHIILNGVDEEVFKPDAAKGKEFKQKFGVTESRLLVLGMAGRLVKDKGHPLMFEALKQMLKENDTFRENTVVLVAGDGPWGPRYRDLGANALVLGPLEQAQLARLYNAIDIFVNPTIRAQGLDHTLLEAMLSGKPVMATRVASITGSVIVGKETGYIFSPTVLSLKNALYRVWEDGRGVLEKKGQAARQKGLQLFTATKMAAAYERLFLCISNDENRMEDYCQF
- the LOC110644285 gene encoding uncharacterized protein LOC110644285 → MRPQLSSTTLILTTKIHIMALDGIVNVNSLFTLALFLGLAWYPAPDPSISLVTDPSCAASSAIAEDLIAFHVYSFSSFLFSSLIALALKQAIKIADKDDNNIVSVDEVGSASLVQVNLVALRVGTLISGFGSVFGCGFLMMALVHLVQIKLGTLACGSLYTFAAIGPLVILVPLALLIYVFLMLYAFTR